One part of the Acinetobacter sp. XS-4 genome encodes these proteins:
- the astD gene encoding succinylglutamate-semialdehyde dehydrogenase, producing the protein MSNSLFINGVWLQGRGTTFEKTNPVDNQTVWSGAEATAADVEQACQAARTAFPAWARLPLVERVAIVEKFAALLEENKKHLAEVISQETSKPFWETLTEVQSMIGKVTISIRAYHQRTGESSTEMADGVASLRHRPHGVLAVFGPYNFPGHLPNGHIVPALLAGNTVVFKPSELTPWTAEETVKLWQQAGLPNGVMNLVQGGRTTGEALAASHEIDGLLFTGSANTGYHLHKQMAGAPEKILALEMGGNNALIIDEIIDVDAVVNLTIQSAFVSAGQRCTCARRILVKNGAEGDAFIQRFVEVAKNLKVGRWNDEQQPFMGGVISSVAALNMIRAQQKLLELGAKSLLPMTRPQDDSSLLTPGIVDVTGVTDIPDEEYFGPLTTIQRYDHFDEALKIANATRFGLSVGLVSPKRELFDQVLIEARAGIVNWNKPLTGASSAAPFGGVGASGNHRASAFYAADYCAWPMASLESDSLTLPEKLSPGIVLP; encoded by the coding sequence ATGTCAAATTCTTTATTTATAAACGGTGTCTGGTTACAAGGCCGCGGCACAACATTTGAAAAAACAAATCCAGTTGATAACCAAACTGTATGGTCAGGTGCTGAGGCAACTGCTGCTGATGTAGAGCAAGCTTGCCAAGCAGCGCGAACTGCATTTCCAGCATGGGCACGTTTACCACTTGTAGAGCGTGTAGCGATTGTTGAGAAATTTGCGGCTTTGCTTGAAGAAAATAAAAAGCATTTAGCAGAAGTGATTAGCCAAGAAACCAGTAAGCCATTTTGGGAAACATTAACTGAAGTTCAGTCAATGATTGGCAAAGTTACAATTTCAATCCGTGCTTATCACCAGCGTACAGGTGAAAGCTCAACTGAAATGGCCGATGGTGTAGCATCTTTACGTCATCGCCCACATGGTGTGCTCGCAGTTTTTGGCCCATATAACTTCCCGGGCCATTTACCAAATGGGCATATTGTTCCTGCATTACTTGCAGGAAATACCGTGGTATTTAAACCAAGTGAATTAACGCCTTGGACTGCTGAAGAAACTGTGAAACTTTGGCAGCAAGCTGGTTTGCCAAATGGTGTGATGAACTTGGTGCAAGGTGGTCGTACCACTGGTGAAGCGCTAGCTGCCTCACATGAAATTGACGGTTTATTGTTTACCGGAAGTGCAAACACAGGTTATCACTTGCATAAGCAAATGGCGGGTGCTCCTGAGAAAATCCTTGCGCTTGAAATGGGCGGCAATAATGCATTGATTATTGATGAAATTATTGATGTCGATGCTGTGGTTAATCTCACTATTCAATCAGCCTTTGTTTCGGCGGGTCAGCGTTGTACATGTGCACGCCGTATCTTGGTGAAAAATGGCGCAGAAGGTGATGCATTTATTCAACGTTTCGTTGAAGTTGCTAAAAATCTAAAAGTTGGTCGCTGGAACGATGAACAACAACCATTTATGGGGGGCGTAATTTCGTCGGTTGCTGCATTAAACATGATACGTGCTCAGCAAAAATTACTTGAGCTTGGTGCAAAAAGTTTGTTGCCAATGACGCGTCCACAAGATGACAGTTCGCTACTTACTCCAGGCATTGTTGATGTAACAGGCGTAACAGATATTCCAGATGAAGAATATTTTGGTCCACTTACAACCATTCAGCGTTATGACCACTTTGATGAAGCATTAAAAATTGCGAATGCAACTCGCTTTGGCTTGTCAGTTGGTCTGGTTTCACCAAAACGTGAACTGTTTGATCAAGTACTTATTGAAGCGCGTGCTGGTATTGTGAATTGGAATAAGCCATTAACAGGTGCTTCAAGTGCTGCGCCGTTTGGTGGTGTGGGAGCATCTGGTAACCACCGCGCAAGTGCTTTTTATGCAGCTGATTATTGTGCTTGGCCAATGGCTTCACTTGAAAGTGACAGCTTAACCTTACCAGAAAAATTATCTCCAGGGATTGTGTTGCCTTAA
- the astB gene encoding N-succinylarginine dihydrolase: MKGYEVNFDGLVGPTHHYAGLSFGNEASTKNRNNASNPKLAAKQGLLKMKALADMGMKQGVLVPHERPHVPMLRRLGFTGDDISVVAQAMRHSPELLSSLSSASPMWTANAATVSPSADSQDERVHFTAANLNNKFHRSIEAETTSQVLQAIFKNERHFVHHEALPQVALFGDEGAANHNRLGGDYAKRGVQVFVYGQQHLNNGLPGPKRYPARQTREASEAIARLHRLDDAHTVFIQQNPDVIDQGVFHNDVIAVSNQQVLFHHQHAFLNQDQAFAEIRQKMASIGEDFISIEVPENRVTVDDAVATYLFNSQILTRPDGGMTIVVPEESRQNKAVWGYLNDMVQMGTPIDAIQVYDLRESMRNGGGPACLRLRVALNETELNAVNPKVLMNDQLFGTLNQWVDKHYRDRLAQEDLADPHLLMESRMALDELTKILGLGSVYPFQK, translated from the coding sequence ATGAAAGGATATGAAGTAAATTTCGATGGTTTAGTGGGGCCAACACATCACTACGCGGGTTTGTCGTTTGGTAATGAAGCATCGACAAAAAACCGTAATAATGCCTCGAATCCAAAATTAGCAGCCAAACAAGGTTTGCTAAAGATGAAAGCTTTGGCTGACATGGGAATGAAACAAGGCGTGCTTGTTCCGCATGAGCGTCCACATGTTCCAATGTTACGCCGTTTAGGTTTTACAGGAGATGACATTAGCGTAGTTGCTCAAGCAATGCGTCATTCACCTGAACTATTATCATCGCTAAGTTCGGCTTCGCCAATGTGGACTGCAAATGCGGCAACAGTTTCACCTTCGGCAGATAGCCAAGATGAACGCGTGCATTTTACCGCAGCGAACTTGAATAATAAGTTTCACCGTTCAATTGAAGCTGAAACTACAAGTCAAGTTTTACAAGCCATCTTTAAAAATGAACGCCACTTTGTACACCACGAAGCATTGCCACAAGTGGCTTTGTTTGGTGATGAAGGTGCAGCAAACCACAACCGTTTAGGTGGTGATTATGCTAAACGTGGAGTTCAAGTTTTTGTTTATGGTCAACAGCATTTAAACAATGGCTTACCGGGACCAAAACGCTATCCAGCTCGTCAGACACGTGAAGCAAGTGAAGCAATTGCTCGTTTGCATCGTTTAGATGATGCGCATACCGTTTTTATTCAACAAAATCCGGATGTAATTGATCAAGGCGTTTTCCATAACGATGTGATTGCGGTAAGTAACCAACAGGTTTTATTCCATCATCAACATGCATTTTTAAATCAAGATCAGGCTTTTGCTGAAATTCGTCAAAAGATGGCAAGCATCGGTGAAGATTTTATCTCGATTGAAGTTCCTGAAAACCGCGTTACTGTTGATGATGCCGTAGCAACTTATTTATTTAATAGCCAGATTTTAACTCGTCCAGATGGTGGAATGACCATTGTGGTGCCAGAAGAGTCTCGCCAGAATAAGGCAGTTTGGGGTTATCTGAACGATATGGTTCAGATGGGTACACCAATTGATGCTATTCAGGTATATGACTTACGTGAAAGTATGCGTAATGGTGGTGGTCCGGCATGTTTACGTTTACGCGTAGCTTTAAACGAAACTGAGTTAAATGCTGTAAATCCAAAAGTATTAATGAATGATCAATTGTTTGGCACACTCAATCAATGGGTCGATAAACACTATCGTGATCGTTTAGCACAAGAAGATTTAGCTGATCCGCATTTACTCATGGAAAGCCGTATGGCACTTGATGAGCTTACTAAAATTTTAGGTTTAGGTTCGGTTTATCCTTTCCAAAAATAA
- the astE gene encoding succinylglutamate desuccinylase produces MQDFLALTLQGEQPITREGKQDNFSWRWLGEGLLECTPNAQYDKAVVLSAGVHGNETAPIELLSHLCTDLFAGRLNLAVRLLFVLGNPYAMRQGKRYVHDDVNRMFCGGYKTLPVTDESKRAEVLEQVVTTFFQESSSQAKRYHYDLHTAIRASLLPTFALFPYQTHAYDADLTASLEAADLDALVYHNAVGKTFTHFTSENFKAASATLELGKALPFGQNDLSQFAAIDEVIRHVVSKQALPPRSKTKIRVFKVSDSLIKKDEDFQMNLSAEAPNFSTFTKDEIIAVQPSGNYVVEQDQVWILFPNPNVKLGLRAGLVLTETS; encoded by the coding sequence ATGCAAGATTTTCTAGCATTAACCTTACAAGGTGAGCAGCCTATAACACGTGAAGGTAAACAAGATAATTTTTCTTGGCGTTGGTTAGGTGAGGGACTTCTTGAATGTACGCCAAACGCACAGTACGACAAAGCTGTCGTACTGTCAGCTGGAGTACATGGTAATGAAACAGCACCAATTGAATTGTTATCTCATCTTTGCACAGATTTATTTGCGGGACGTTTAAACCTTGCTGTGAGGTTGCTGTTTGTATTGGGTAACCCCTATGCAATGCGTCAAGGTAAACGCTATGTGCATGATGATGTAAACCGTATGTTTTGTGGTGGATATAAAACTCTACCCGTGACTGACGAATCAAAACGTGCTGAAGTTTTAGAGCAAGTGGTCACGACTTTTTTTCAGGAAAGTTCAAGCCAAGCAAAACGTTATCACTATGATTTGCATACCGCCATTCGTGCCTCTTTGTTGCCAACGTTTGCTTTATTTCCCTATCAAACACATGCTTATGATGCAGATTTGACAGCGAGCCTTGAAGCAGCTGACTTGGACGCTTTGGTTTATCACAATGCAGTGGGTAAAACATTTACGCATTTTACCAGTGAAAATTTTAAAGCTGCGAGCGCAACTTTAGAGTTAGGCAAAGCCTTACCATTTGGACAAAATGATTTGAGCCAGTTTGCTGCAATTGATGAAGTTATTCGTCATGTGGTTTCTAAGCAAGCCTTGCCACCACGTAGTAAAACAAAAATTCGGGTCTTTAAAGTATCGGACTCTTTAATTAAAAAAGACGAAGATTTTCAGATGAACTTATCGGCTGAAGCACCAAATTTTTCGACTTTTACCAAAGATGAAATCATTGCGGTTCAGCCTTCTGGTAATTATGTTGTTGAGCAAGATCAAGTCTGGATTTTATTTCCAAATCCAAATGTGAAACTTGGTTTACGTGCAGGTTTGGTTTTAACTGAAACCAGCTGA